The genomic segment TTTCTGTCGCTTGTATGTTAATAATTTATGGTGTTGCCTTTATTTTGTTAGAAAAACGCAATAAAACTGTGGAACCAGCGATTACCAATTTGGATCGCTTGCCTTATAAAACAGCGCTTTACATTGGGCTATTTCAAGTATTGTCGCTTTTCCCAGGAACAAGTCGTTCAGGAGCAACCATTGTAGGTGGGCTTTTGAATGGGACCAGTCGTTCTGTGGTGACAGAGTTCACTTTCTTTTTGGGAATTCCTGTCATGTTTGGTGCCAGTGGTTGGAAGATTTTGAAATTTATTATCAAAGGAAACACACTTGGATTTGGGCAATTCTTCTTGCTGCTTGTAGCAATGGGCGTTGCGTTCGGGGTCAGTCTCTATGTGATTCGTTTCTTGACGGATTATGTGAAAAAGCACGACTTTACGATCTTTGGGAAATATCGTATCGGGCTCGGTGTTTTGCTTATCGTGTACGGAATCTTTAAAGCTATTTTTTAAGTATTCAAAACTCAACAGTTTTTGTTGAGTTTTTTATTGGTAAAAGAAAATGAGGTTGTCTATTTTTTGTAAAAAGCCCGAAATTTTAGTATAATGAAAAGACTAGAAGTATGAGGTAATGCGATGGAAATGAAGCAAATTAGTGATACAACGATTAAGATCACAATAAAATTAGAAGATTTAGAAGAACGTGGAATGGAGATGGCAGATTTTCTCGTTCCGCAAGAAAAGACAGAAGAGTTTTTCTATGCAATTTTAGATGAGTTGGAAATGCCCGAGAGTTTTTTGGATAGCGGTATGCTCAGTTTTCGTGTAACTCCTAAACCAGACCGACTGGATGTTTTTGTCACCAAGTCTAAGATTGATAAGAATCTGAACTTTGATGATTTGGCAGATTTACCAGATGTAGAAGAGCTGTCTCAAATGTCTCCAGATGAATTTTTAAAGACATTAGAAAAAAATATTTTTGAGAAAAGCAAAGACGATATTGAAGCTGTTCGGTCTTTGGAAACGGCAGAAGCAGAAAATAATATGAGCACTTCTGACATAGAAGATCAAGAAGAAAACAGTGACGACCTTACTCAAAAATATATCTATTATATCTTGAAATTTTCCAGCTTGAAAGAAGCGATTGTCTTTTCTAAAACAGTAGACTATGCTGTTAACACTTCGGAGTTGTACAAAATGGATGGTTACTATTATTTAACAATCTTGGTTGATATTGAAGGACATCCTAAGCGTTATCCAGCTTGGCTTTTGGCTTCTATGCGTGAACATGCGGAAGACACAGATGTGACAAGAGCTGTTTTGCAAGAGCATGGTTATTTATTGCTTGTCAACGAGGCGGTTGCCAGTCTTCAAAAGGTTAAATGCTCATGATTCCTTTCCCTTTAAAATTCATTTTGGTGTTGCTTGGAACCTTTTTTATTGGTGTGATTCTCACACCTTTAGTGCGTCTATTGGCATTTAAGATAGGCGCGGTTGATTATCCAAATGCTCGAAGAATCAACAAAAAACCAATGCCAAGCAGCGGAGGTTTAGCGATTGTCATTTCTTTCTCGGTTGCTACACTTGTTTTTATGCCGATGATTGTGCAAGCGACCTTTCATGGAAAGGGTTATTTTGATTATATTTGGCCGGTTGTCTCAGGCGGCGGTATCATTGCTTTAACAGGGCTTATTGATGATGTGAAAGAGTTGAAGCCTTTAGCAAAGATGTCAGGAATTGTGTTGGCTGCCAGTTTGATTTGGTTATTGACTGATTTCCGTTTGAATCATTTTAAAATTCCTTTTGGCGGACCGCTATTGCACTTTGCCCCTTGGTTATCTTTTATTTTGACGGTTATCTGGATTATTTCGATTACCAATGCCGTCAATTTGATTGACGGGTTAGACGGATTAGTGAGTGGTGTATCGATTATTTCGCTGGTGACAATGGGAATCGTTTCTTATTTTTTCTTGCCGGATCACAATGTGTTTTTAACCTTAACTATTTTTGTTCTGGTCATGTCTATCGCGGGATTTTTTCCTTACAATTATCACCCAGCTATTATTTATCTGGGTGATACGGGAGCACTGTTTATCGGTTTTATGATTGCTGTTTTGTCACTGCAAGGCTTGAAAAATGCGACAGCCGTCGCGGTGATTACTCCGATGATTATTCTGGGTGTGCCGATTACAGACACATTTTTAGCGATTGTGCGTAGAACTTTATCTGGTCAAAAATTTTATACGCCAGATAAGCGTCACCTTCATCATCGCCTGCTCTCTTTGGGCTTGACTCATCGTGGGACAGTCTTGGTTATTTATGGCATTTCGATGATTTTTGCCATGATTTCTCTTTTGCTAAATGTTTCAAGTCGAATTGGTGGTGTACTATTAGTGATTAGTCTGCTCTTTGGAGTGGAACTTTTATCGGAACTTATCGGTGTTTTGGGTCAAAATCGGACACCACTCCTTAATGTTCTTCGGTTCATTGGAAATTCTGCTTATCGAGAAGAAATTCGTACAAAATTCAGAAATAGAAGAAAGAAATAGAATCTTAAATTAAAACAAAATAAAAGCCTTTTTGGCTTTTTTTTGCTATACTTATAAGGTATATTATGGTTACAAAGAAAGGAAAATTTACCATGTCTGTCTTAGAAATCAAGGATCTCCACGTAGAAGTCGAAGGAAAGGAAATTTTAAAAGGAGTTAATCTGACTCTTAAAACAGGAGAAGTAGCCGCCATTATGGGCCCAAATGGGACAGGTAAATCAACTCTATCAGCCGCCATTATGGGAAATCCAAATTACGAGGTAACTGAAGGGGAGGTTCTGCTCGATGGTGTCAATGTTTTAGAACTGGATGTGGACGAACGAGCTCGTATGGGGCTTTTTCTTGCTATGCAGTACCCAAGTGAAATTCCAGGTATTACCAATGCAGAATTTTTGCGTGCAGCTATGAATGCAGGTAAAGAAGACGACGAAAAAATCTCTGTTCGTGATTTTATCATGAAATTGGACGAAAAGATGGAATTGCTGAATATGAAAGAGGAAATGGCCGAGCGTTATCTGAATGAAGGCTTTTCTGGTGGTGAAAAGAAACGCAATGAAATCTTGCAATTGTTGATGCTAGAGCCAACTTTTGCGCTACTGGATGAAATTGACTCTGGATTAGATATTGATGCGCTGAAAGTGGTATCTAAAGGTGTTAATGCCATGCGTGGTGAAAATTTTGGAGCTATGATTATTACGCACTATCAACGCTTGTTGAATTACATTAC from the Streptococcus constellatus subsp. constellatus genome contains:
- a CDS encoding undecaprenyl-diphosphate phosphatase produces the protein MFIVEMLKSIIFGIVEGITEWLPISSTGHLILVQEFLKYKDQNAAFMEMFNVVIQLGAILAVVVIYFDKLNPFKPGKTAREVQKTWQLWAKVVIAAAPAAIIGLPLDDWFDAHFYNFISVACMLIIYGVAFILLEKRNKTVEPAITNLDRLPYKTALYIGLFQVLSLFPGTSRSGATIVGGLLNGTSRSVVTEFTFFLGIPVMFGASGWKILKFIIKGNTLGFGQFFLLLVAMGVAFGVSLYVIRFLTDYVKKHDFTIFGKYRIGLGVLLIVYGIFKAIF
- the mecA gene encoding adaptor protein MecA, translated to MEMKQISDTTIKITIKLEDLEERGMEMADFLVPQEKTEEFFYAILDELEMPESFLDSGMLSFRVTPKPDRLDVFVTKSKIDKNLNFDDLADLPDVEELSQMSPDEFLKTLEKNIFEKSKDDIEAVRSLETAEAENNMSTSDIEDQEENSDDLTQKYIYYILKFSSLKEAIVFSKTVDYAVNTSELYKMDGYYYLTILVDIEGHPKRYPAWLLASMREHAEDTDVTRAVLQEHGYLLLVNEAVASLQKVKCS
- a CDS encoding glycosyltransferase family 4 protein, producing the protein MLMIPFPLKFILVLLGTFFIGVILTPLVRLLAFKIGAVDYPNARRINKKPMPSSGGLAIVISFSVATLVFMPMIVQATFHGKGYFDYIWPVVSGGGIIALTGLIDDVKELKPLAKMSGIVLAASLIWLLTDFRLNHFKIPFGGPLLHFAPWLSFILTVIWIISITNAVNLIDGLDGLVSGVSIISLVTMGIVSYFFLPDHNVFLTLTIFVLVMSIAGFFPYNYHPAIIYLGDTGALFIGFMIAVLSLQGLKNATAVAVITPMIILGVPITDTFLAIVRRTLSGQKFYTPDKRHLHHRLLSLGLTHRGTVLVIYGISMIFAMISLLLNVSSRIGGVLLVISLLFGVELLSELIGVLGQNRTPLLNVLRFIGNSAYREEIRTKFRNRRKK
- the sufC gene encoding Fe-S cluster assembly ATPase SufC, translating into MSVLEIKDLHVEVEGKEILKGVNLTLKTGEVAAIMGPNGTGKSTLSAAIMGNPNYEVTEGEVLLDGVNVLELDVDERARMGLFLAMQYPSEIPGITNAEFLRAAMNAGKEDDEKISVRDFIMKLDEKMELLNMKEEMAERYLNEGFSGGEKKRNEILQLLMLEPTFALLDEIDSGLDIDALKVVSKGVNAMRGENFGAMIITHYQRLLNYITPDVVHVMMDGRIVASGGPDLAVRLEQEGYAKLAEELGFDYQEEV